ATGGGAGCTCGTACTCGAGCGACTTCCCGAGGGGGCCGCCATCGAAGAGCGTGATCGATTCCTTGTAGGAGATGTACCCCGCCGCGATTTTTACGGAGACCGAACCCTTGACGCCGTCCCAGTTGAATCCGAACTCGAGGCTGGGCGGCTCCGCGCCGGAGGCCTCGGCGTCGAGCGAGATCCCGGTTCCCCCCTCGACCGTGACCTCGAGGGCCTTCTCGTGGGCCAGAAACAGCTCGGCCCCGACGGCGCCCTTGATGTACCCGGAGGCCTCCGCCGACGCGCTGTGCTCGTCGGGTGACGACCGGCCCCACGACCCGGTCACGCTGACCCCACCCTGGAACTTGAGGTACACGCTCGCGCGGACGTATTTCTTGATGTATCCCGGGAGGGCGGCCAGGGGCCCGAGGTGGATCTTCGTTTCGCCCCCCAATAGGGGGTCGAGTTCGACCGAGGCCGTGTACTCGTAGAACGCGCGGTGGTCGTCGTGCTCGGCCCACTTCGCCGAGACCGAGATCGTCCCATCGGGCGGGTCGAAGGAGACCTCAGCGGCCCCGACCGTCTGGCGGAGCCAGTCGACTGCTGCCTTCACCCCGTCCATGGCCTTTCCCCAGCCCTCCTCCGTCAACTCCACCGACAGCTCGTTCGTCGGGTACGCTTCGATCTGGTAGCGCTTGGTCCCGGCGCACGTCTCCATGACCGCCGTGTACGACTGCGGCGTCACGTAGCCGATCCAGCCGGGCTTGAGGGTCTGCCAGTGGAACGACCGGAACGTGGCGGCCGGGCCGGGATGGGTCGACGACACCATCCCCGCGACCGTCCAGCGAGGGTGGGGCCCGCACCCGCCTTCGACTTCGGCTGATAGATTGATCGTCTCGCCGAACTCTGGAGGGACCACCTCGAGCAGGCCTCCGGCCGACGCGGCCCGCCCCTCGGAGTCGATGACCTCGGAGGAGATCAGGCGGCAGACGGGAGGGGACGGGGCGGGCTCCGAGGTCGAGGGGGCGGTCTCCGTAGGGCCCGCCGCGTCCGGAGCGTCCGCTGCGGCCGAGGCGGACGGAGGCGTGGACTCTGGAGCGTCGGTCTCGTCGGAGGCTCCGGGTGAGGTCGCGGTGTCTGGGTCACCGAGATAAGTGGCACCGGTCACGCCGAGGGGCAGCCGCCGCAATTCGAGACGGCGCCCCTGGAGCGCCCGGACGACCTGGGCGCGGACGCCGGCGTCGGAGAGAGACCGGACGGAGACGCCGGGCTCCAGGTCCCCGAGCGCGTGCCGGAAGACGCGGAGCGAGAGAGGGTCGTGACAGGCGGAGATGAGCCACCCCGCGAGGTCGGGACGGCAGGCCGCTCCTTCGTCTCCGACGCCCGATCGTGAGTTGCGTGTGAGCAGGTAGGGGCGTCCGTAAATCAGAAGGCGCATCTGGCGACGACGGGGGGCGCAGAGAGGGCGGAGTATAGAGCGGAGGATCGGATCGCCGTTGTGTGTTGGGGAGACGGGTGCACTGCGTCCGGCCGGCGAGTTAGATGGCGGACGCTGTTGGGTCTACAGAGCTTTCCCCCTCGCAACCCATGCCGCCCCTGTCCCGGCTGTCCCGCGTCTGGAGCAGCGCCGTCCTCGGCGTCGACGCGCTGCCCATCGAGATCGAGACCCACACCGAGCCCAACATCCCGCGGTGGACCGTCGTCGGGCTGCCCGACGGGGCCGTCCGCGAGAGCCGGGACCGGGTGTGGGCCGCGCTCAAGACGTCCGGGCTTCCGACGCCGCGCGGGGCCGTGACGGTCAACCTCGCCCCGGCCGATGTCAGGAAAGAAGGCTCGGCATACGACCTCCCGCTCGCGCTCGGCCTGCTGGCGGCGATCGGCGACGGGCTGATCTCTCAGGACGTGCTCGACGAGGTCGTCATCGTCGGGGAGCTCGGCCTCGACGGGGCGGTCCGACCGGTGCGGGGCGTTCTCCCGATGGCGGCCGGCGCCCGGGCCGACGGCCGGCGCGGCATGCTCGTCCCGCCCGAGAACGCGGCCGAGGCGGCCGTCGTCGAGGGCCTCGAGGTGTACCCCGTGGCCACGCTCCGCGAGGCGTTCGACTTCCTCGTCGAGGAGGACGGCCGGGGGACGCCGGAGGCACCGCGCCGCCTCACGACACCCGACGGACCCACGGGCGGACCCGACTTCGCCGACGTTCGTGGGCAGGGGCTCGTCAAGCGGGCCCTCGAGGTCGCCGCGGCCGGCGGCCACAACGCGCTGATGGTCGGCCCGCCGGGGTCGGGAAAGACCATGCTCGCGCGGCGGCTCCCGACGATCCTTCCGCCACTGACGCCGGCCGAAGCGCTGGAGACGACGAAGATCCTCAGCGTGGGTGGCCGGCTGAACGGGGCGGCCGGGCACGGGCTCGTGGCGGCGCGACCGTTCCGGTCGCCCCACCACACCATCTCAAACGCCGGCCTGGTCGGGGGCGGGTCGAACCCGATGCCCGGCGAGATCTCCCTCGCCCACAACGGCGTCCTGTTCCTCGACGAGCTCCCCGAGTTCGACCGCCCCGTGCTGGAGGTGCTCCGGCAGCCCCTTGAGGAGGGGGAGGTCACGATCGCTCGGGCACGGGCGACCGTCCGGTACCCGGCCCGGTTCATGCTCGTGGCCTCGATGAACCCATGCCCGTGCGGGCACGCGGGGGACCCCACGCGGGCGTGCGTCTGTGCCCCGGGCCAGGTCCAGCGCTACCTCGCCAAGGTCAGCGGCCCGCTGCTCGACCGGATCGACCTCCACGTTGAGGTCACGCCGGTCCCGTTCGAGGCGCTCAGCCGACGGGAAGATGCGGAGCCGAGTGCGGCCGTCCGCCGCCGGGTCGTGGCCGCGCGGGAGCGGCAGGCAGCCCGATTCGATGGCCTCCAGGGGCGGTACTGCAACGCCCAGTTGACCGCCCCTGAGGTCCGCCGGTGGTGCCGCCTCGACGCGGCGGGCCAGGGCCTGCTGAAGTCGGCGCTGACGCGGCTTGGCCTGAGCGCCCGCGCCCACGATCGGATCCTGAAGGTGGCCCGCACCGTCGCCGACCTCGCCGAGGCGGGCGACGTAGGGCCGGAGCACGTCGCCGAGGCCATCCAGTACCGATCGCTCGATCGCGCCGGGTGGGGCGTCGGGGGTTGACGCCATCCACCTCGGCGGCGAGGCGGACCTACTCGGCCGGCGCGATGGCGGCCTCGGTCGCGATCGAGACGCGCATGTCGAGGGCCGAGGCGGCCGAGGCCACGGCCGCCAGCCCGTCGATCGTCGCCTCGCGGTCGGCGTAGACGGCGAGGGCCGTCTTGCCCTCGCGGACGGCCGCGATGGCCAGCGTGAGGCTGTCGCGCGCGACCTGGCGGTCGTCGACGTAGAACAGACCGTCCTCGTCGATCGTCACGGCTACGTAGACCTGCTCCAGCGGAGCCGCCGCGGCCACGTCCGGCAGCTGAACGCGGAGCCCGTTCTGCGTCACGAACGACGACGTGAGCAGGAAGAAGATGAGGAGCAGCAGGACGATGTCCGTCAGCGAGGCGAGGCTGAACGCCGTGAGCGCCTTGCGGCCCGTCGAGAAGTCGAAGGTGGCCATCGCTAGCGGCGGCGGTCGGCCGGGGTCTGGAGGAAGTCGATAAAGTCGGACGAGACGCGCTCGAGCCCGTTGACGAGTCGCGCGATCCGCCCGATGAGGAGGTTGTACGCGAACAGCGCGACGAGGCCGACGGCGAGACCGGCGGCCGTCGTCACGAGCGCCTCCCAGATGCCGCCCGCGAGCAGGGACGGGTTGACGAGCCCCTCGTAGCGCTGGATCTGGCGGAACGCGCCGATCATCCCCGTGACCGTCCCGAGGAAGCCAAGCATCGGGGCGATGGCGGCGATCGAAGCGAGGAGGTCCATCCGCTTCTCGAGGTCGAACGTCTCGCGGCGGCCGGCTTCCTGCACGGCCTCCTTGATCTCGCCGATGGGCCGCCCGAGGCGCTCCAGGCCGCGCTGGAGGATCCGCGAGGCCGGCGTGTTCCGCTCGCGGCAGTACGCCATCGCCCCGTGGACGTCGCCGGCCTGGACGTAGTCCGAGACGTTGCGCGTGAGCGTGTCGGGGTCGCCCTTGGCGCGGCGGAGCGCCCGGATCCGCTCCCACACGACGGCCACCATCAGGACCGAGAGGAGCACGATGGGGATCATCGACCAGCCCCCGAGGAAGAGGAGCTCCAGCCCTCCGCGGAGCGACTCCATGAACGTGGGATCCGGGGGCGGGGCAGCGGCGGCCAGCGTGTCGGCCGCGAGCGAGTCGACCGGGGCGGTTTGGAGGGCGAGCATGGGCAGCCGCGGGGCGGCGGGCAGGGGGGACTAGAGAGTCTGGAGGTCGAGGAGCCAGGTGTCGCCGGGCGCCTGGGGAGGGATCCGGTCGCGGAGGCGGATCGCGTCGTCACGCGTGCCGAACTGGCCGACGGCGACGCGGAAGTTGCCGCTGCGCGAGACGAGGACGGCCGTCCGGTAGCCCGCGCGGCGGTACCGTTGGCGGAGCGCCTCGGCCTCCTCGCGCGACGACGTCGAGAGGACGACCAGCGTCCACGCCTCGGCGGCGGGGTCGATGGGCTGGTCGAGCGCCGTGAGCGCGCGGACGTCCGCGTCGCTGAGCCCGTTCAGGCGGGGCGGGAGAAGGGCGACGCCGGGGGCGGGCGACCGGCCGAGGCCGGTGCGGGGCGCCGGTGTGTCGTCGTCCCTCCGGCCTGGCCGCGACGCTGAGGCCGGCGCTCCGGTCGCGACGCCCGTCGCTGCGGGCCCGCCGTCAGTTGCGACCGGAGCGCCGTCACCAGTCGGAGGCGTTACGACGTTGGCCTCGCCGAACCTCGGGAGGCTGTCGGGGGCGGCGAGGGGCTCCGCGGGGAAGGGGGCCGGCGTCACGTCGGCGGCCGCGCTGGCCGTCATCGTCTCCCCCGGGTCGGAGAGTCCTCGGAGGCGGGGGGCGATGTCGGGCCAGAAGAGGGCGACGGCCGCGGCGATCAGCAGGAGCAGAAGCAGGAGAGCGACCCACAGGCCCCAGCGCCGCTTCGTGGGAGCCGGCTCTTCGGCTTCGTTGGAAAGGGCGGCGACCGGGGGCGCGACGGGAGGTCGGGTCGGGCCCGGCGTTGGGGAGGTCTCCGGTTCGTCCTCGAACGTCGGGAACGTGAGGTCGGGCGTCGCCGGGGGCTCCGCCTCGGGCGTGGGGGGAAGCGGGTCGGAGACGCGGGAAGGGGGGTCAGAGAGGTCCACCACGTCGAAGTCGGCGTCCTCGATGAGGGCGTCGAGCACATCGGCGTCGGAGAGCGAGACGTCGGGGTCGTCGAGCCCGCGGCTTCCGATGGCGGGGGCGGTCCAGGTCTCGTCGCCCCAGTCGGCGTCCGAGGCGGGCGCCGAGGCGGGCGCCGAGGCGGGCGACGCCGGGGGGGGCTCGCGGTCCGGCGGCGTCGGGGGGAAGACCTCGGCGGGCGTCGGGTCGCCGGGCTCGCCGAACGGAGCCGCGAGTGGCACGTCGTCCGTCGCGGCCTCGGCGGCGAACGCATCGGGCGTGCTCTCCTCCGACGACGACGGTTCGGGAGGCGTGGCGTCGTCGTCGGCGCCCACCTCGTCCGTGGTCATCGGATCGGTCACGGGGCCCGGCTCGTCCGGCGCGGCGGGCGGCTCGTCCGGCGTCGGCCCGTCTGCAGAGTCCGAAGGTTCGGGGGCGGCCGACATGGCGAGCGATGGGTCGTCTTCGACGTCCGACGGCGGAACGACCTCGATCACGGGCGGCGTCCATCCAGCGGGCAGGTCCGGCTCCGTGTCCGCCTCGAGCGGCGGACGGAACGGGTCGGTCGGCCCTTCCGACGAGAGATCCCGCAGGGGACCGTCGAGGTCCGACGGGCGAGCCGCCTCTGGCTCCTCAGGGGGCGCGGTGCGCCGCTCTGGCTCCGGTTCGGGAGCCGGCGGCTCGGGCGGCGGCGGCGTGGCGGAGGGACGGGGCGGCTCAGGCGTGCCGACGTCCGGGACGCTCGGCTCGGTCGCTCGAGACGCCGGCGAGGGAGGGGGCGACTCGGGTGCAGCGGGCGGTGGCCCCGGGCGGGCCGAATCGGCCGACGACCCGCCGCCGGGCACGTGGTGCGTCCGGATCGTCGGCTCGGACGAGGGCCGGGCCGGCACCGGCGCCAGCCCCTCGTACGTCCGGTTGACCGCGGCCAGCAGTTCGGCCTCGACGCCGAGGACGACGCCGCTGCTCGTCCGCCGCAAGAGGCCGACGCCCGGAAGGCGGACCTCGCCCGTGGCCGCGAGCAGGGCCTCGAGTTGGTCCATGGCGTTGGAGTACGACTGATCGGCGACGTCCGGCGAAATCGCCAGGAGCCGGGCGAACGGGAGCGCGAGCGAGTCGGCCCCCTTGGCCTCGGGGTCGAGGCCGATGGTCTCACCAGGCGGGAGCATCACGCGCGTCCCGTCGGCTCGCTCCTCGACGCGCGCGGCGACGTGCTTGCGCACGAGCGTGCCGAGGCCGGGCAGGGGGGCGGGCTGCCCCTCCAGCAGGCGCTCTCGGATGGCGGCGGCGACGGCGTCGAGAGGGGTCACGGGGTCGGGCGGCGGGTGCGTCGGGAAGGTAGGGCGGTCAACGTGCGAGGCGGAGGCCGGCCAGGACCGTGAACGGGGGCTCGGGGAAGTCCGGCCAGCGCTGGCGCTCGCCCAAGAACCGTTCGCCGCGGAGGACGACGGCCAGCGGCCCGTACACGTTGTAGCGGGCGTCCAGTGAGAGCCGGCCGTACGCCGGCGCCTCGTCCGAGTCGATCCGGTCGATCGGGCGGGCGCTCTCGGCGTGCGCCGCCAGCCCCACGCGCCCGCCAGGGAACGGGACCTGCACCCCGACGTGGCCGACGAGCGGAGCGAAGAACGGAATCTCGCCCTCGTCGGACCGCCCGTCGCGGATCTCGAGGCCCGCCGAGGCGGACACCCCCGAGGCGTGCGTCACGGCGAGGTCGGCGCCGAGCCCGAAGGCCTGGGCGTCGAGGTAGACCGGCTCGAACGCGGCGCCGAACTGCTCGAACGCGAGGTACGTCGGCGCGACCATGGCGTGACCGTAGACGCGGGCACGCAGCGGGCCGGGGCGCAGCTCGAGCCCGGCCCGCGCGTCGATCGGGACGATGTCGGGGACGACGAGCGGGTTCTCGGCGACGTACCGGTTCTCCTCCGTGAGGTCCATCAGAGACCGGACGCCCACGTGCGGGTCGTTGGTCGCGAACGCGACCGTCGTCGCCCCGAACGGCACTTGGAGGTCGAGAATGGGGCCGACGCTCTGCGCGTCGCCACCGCCTACCGAGGCCGAGGCGTCGTAGGCGAGCGCGCGCGCGCCGACCGAGAACCGGAAGCCCTCGCGCTCGACGAGCGTCAGCGCCAGCCCGGCGGCCCCATACTGAACGTCCGTGCCGACGGTGCCGGCGCCCGCGATGCCGCCGGCGGCGTCGACGGCGACCTTGTCCGCGAACAGCCCGAGGCGGCCGGAGGCGTCGAGCCGGCCCTCCGACGTCTCCTCCGAGTCGTCGGTCCGCGTCAGCCGCCCCTGCTCGAACCCGACCGTCAGCGCGAACGGCACCGCGCCGACGCCCTCGACGCCGGCCTCGGCCCCGGCGCCCTGCCGGAGCCGGCGCTCGCCGAAGCCGACGCCCGGGGTCGAGTACGCGTCGAGGAGCCCGTGGGCCGTGATGTGGACGCGCCCGGTCCCGAACGACCGCCCGCCCGCCTCGACGGCGACGCGGTCGAAGTCGACCCGCCCGACGGTCTCGCCAACCCCGTCGTAGTCGGCGTCGACGAAGAACTCGCCGGCGGCCCCGGAGCCGGACAGGTCGAGGCGGCCATAGCGGGCGACGTAGGCACCCGCCCCCGCCTCGGCGCGGAGACGGTAGATCTCCAGGTTCGTCGCGGGCGGCTCCGGCGGAGGCGCCAGCGCGAGCGCCGGCAGCGCGTCGAGGTCCGGGACGAACGGAAGCGCCACCGGCTCCCGCTCGGCCGGCACGACGTAGCGGCGGGGGAGGGGGCCGAACCCCGAAAGCGGCTGGCGCTCGACGACGGGGAGCGTCACGGCGACGGTCCCGCGGCTCTCGAACACGGCCGGCGTGAGGCTCGGGAGCTGCGAGCGGTCGTCGGGCTGGGCCCACGCGAGGGCGGGCAGGAGGAGGACCGCAGCGGAGAGGAGGGCACGCATGGGTTACGGGGCCTGGTCGCCGTCGACGGCGGGGGGCGCGGGGGCGAGGTTGGGGCGGTCACGGAGGGCGGCCTCGCCGGCGGCCGTGGACGGGTAGCGCGCGATGAGCTCGCGGAGGATGGCGTCAGCTTCGGGGGTCCGGCCGAGGTCCTGCAGCGCGAGCGCCTCGAGCGCGTAGGCATCGGCGACGCGCTCCGGGTCACTGGCCCCGCTCGCGCGGAGACGGGCGGCGGCGGACCGGGCGCCCTCAGCATCGCCGGTGGCGAGGAGGGACTGGGCGAGGCGGAGCGTGGCGTCTGCCGCGAAGGGCGAGTCGGGGTAGCGCGTGAGGAGGCGCCGGAACACCCGGGCGGCGGCGTCGGGCCGGGCCGTCGCGGCGTAGGCGCCGCCGAGCGCGAGGAGCGCTTCCTGCTCGAGATCGGCGGGAGGCGGACCGGCGAGGACCTCTTCCAAGAGCGCGACGGCGAGCGAGTCCTCGCCCGACGTCAGCGCGAGCTGGGCGCGGGCGTACCGGAGACGGGTTCGTTCCTCGACCCCTCGCAGGCGGCTGTCCACCTCGGCGAATGCCCGGTCGACCTCGTCCTCGCGGCCCTGCGCCGCGAGCGCGTCGGCCACGCCGCCAAAGGCGTCGACGGTGAGCGGGCTCGTCGGGTAGCGCTCGAACACGCGGCGGTAGGCGGCCTCCGCCAGCTGGTAGCGGCCCTGGTTCAACAGCACGTCGCCGATGCCGAGGAGGGCCGCCGCGCCGCGCTGCGGCCGCTCGTTCAGCACGCGTTCGTAGGCGCCGATGGCGAGGCTGTCCTGCCCGCGTGCCGCGTACAGCGCGCCCTGCTCGAGGAGCGCCAGCGCGTACCGCTCCGACTCTGGGTACTCGCGGAGGAGTCGGGTGTAGGTGCTCAGGGCCTCGTCCGTGCGGCCCTCGCGTCCCAGCACCTGGGCTGTCTGGAAGAGGGCGTAGTCGCCGCCCTGCCGGTCGGGCGTGGCGGCGGCCACGCGGCCGTAGACGAGGCGGGCGTCCTCGTACCGGCCGAGGACCGTGTAGAGGTCGCCGAGGCGGAGGAGGGCGTCGGCGTAGTAGGGGACGAGCTCGCCGGAGCGCGTGTACGCCGAGAGGAACCGCTCGAAGGCGTCGGCGGCCTCGGCCGTCTGGCCGCGCTGGTAGAGCGTCCACGCGATGACGTAGCGGGCGGCGTCGGCGCGGGCGTGGCCGGGGTAGCGCTCGAGGAGCTCGCGGAGGATCGACTCGGAGCGCGCGTAGTCGCGGGCCTGGAACGCGGCCTCGCCGGCCCAGAAGAGGGCCTCTCCGGCCCGGGGGCCCGTCGGGTCGGCCCGGTTCACGGCGACGAGGGCCGCGACCGCCGGCTCGTACTGCCCGTTGAGGAAGAGCGCGTAGGCGTCCTGGAAGGCGACCTCGGCGCGTGTCTCGGCCGTGGCCGTGCCCAGGTCCTCGGCCTGGGCGAAGGCCTCGCGCGCGCGTCTTGTCTGGCCGGACGCGGCGTAGGCCTCGCCGAGCATCCGGGCGGCCTCGCCAGCGTACGGACCGCGCGGGCTCTGCCGGAGGAGTCGGTCGAAGGCCTGGGCCGCGGCGTCGTACTGACGGCGCTCGTAGCGGAGGAGACCGAGTTCCAACAGCGCGGGATCGGCGTACGCCCCGCCCGGACGGCGCTCGGCGGCCTGCGTCCATCGGGCCTCGGCGTCGCCGAGCTGGCCTAACCGCTTGAGGGCGATGCCTTCGTAATAGGCCGCTTCGTGCGCCACGGCACCGTCCTCCGCCGGGTTGGAGACGCCCGCGCGGGCGATCCGGAACCAGTCGACGGCCTGTGCCCACTCGCTTCGCGCGGAGGCGGCGCGCCCCTGAGCGAGCGCGGCGCGGCGCGCGTAGCGGCTGTCGGCCGGGACGGCGTCGAGCGACGTCGTCGCCCGCGGGTCGCCGAGGCGGAGCCACGTCTCGCCGGCTAGGAGCGCGCCGCGGGCGGCGTCCTCACCGGTCAGCGTCAGGCGGCGGCGGTCGGCCTCGGCGGCGCCCTCGGGGTAGCGGCCGGCGCGGAGGAGTGACTCGGCCAGCCCGAGCCCGGCTCGGTCATTCTCCGGAGACACCGGGTAGCGCTCCTGAAGTCGGCCGAACGCCGAGGCGGCTCGGCTCCAGTCCCCCTGGTCCACGCGGACCGTGCCGAGGGCGTAGAGGGCACGTGGGGCCGTCGGGGTGTCGGCGGTCGAGGCGCGCTCGAAGGCGGCCGCGGCGGCGTCGGGACGTGATTGGCGGCGGTGGACGAGCCCGAGGAGGTAGGCCGCCTCGGCACGCGAGGCCTCCGGGCCGGGCGCGTCGGCCGCCGCGGCGAGGGCGTCCTCCGCGCGGGCGTCGTCGCCGCGGTCGTAGTAATACCGGCCGAGGGCGAGCCGGGCGCGCGACGCGAACGGGTGGTTCGGATACCGCGCTTCGAACCGGGCGAAGAGGGCCGCCGCCGCTTCTGCGTCGTCCGTCGCCAGCGCGGACTCGGCGCGGTAGAACAGGGCCTCCGGCGCACGCGGGTGGCGCGGGTACGCGTCGAGGAACCGACCGAACGCGCGCTCCGCGGCTCCGAACTGGCCGCCGTCGTACAGGAGCTTCGCGGCCTCGAAGGCCTCCTCCGACCGGTCGGGGCGGGCGTCGGTGACGCCCGGGGTCTGCGCCACGGCGTCGGGGGCCGAGCCGGCGAGACCGGCGGCGAAGGCGAACCCGAGGGCCGCAACGAGGCGGAGGCGCGCCGGCGTGCGGCGCGCAGAGAGAGACCGGGGCATGTGGGGGGACGGCGTCCGGCGAATGGGGCAATCTACGGAGTCGGGCGGCCTTGTCCGAAAACGGAGAAACAAAGGGGGGGAGCCGGATCGTACCTGTCCCTCACCGGCATCCCTTCTTTCTTCCGCCCCTCGTTCCCATGGCCGACGACACCAAGACGACCGACCCCGACGCTCCGGCCGACGACGCCACCGAGCCCACGCCCGGCGTCCCCGACCCGACCCCCTCCGTCCCCGACGCCTCCGTCGAGCCGGTCGCCCAGGCCACGGCCCCCGCCGCCGACACGATCCCGCCCCCGCTCCCGGCCGACTACGAGATGCCGGACGACTACGCCGACGAGGACCCCATCGCGGTCGCCAAGGCGTGGGTCGAGGAACACCCCGGCCTCGCCATCCTCGGCGCCGCGGGGATCGGCCTCCTCGCCGGGCGCCTGGTGATGGCACTGCTCCCCGAGCCCGAGCCGCCCTCGCTAGCCGACCGTGTCGAGAAGCGCGCGCGCCAGATCGCCAAGGAGGCCAAGAAGCGCGGCGAGGTCTACTCGAAGGAGGCAAAGAAGAAGGGGAAGGTCTACTCCAAGGAGGCCTCGGCCTTCGCCAGCGACGCCGGCGACTCGCTCCAGGTCAGCCTCCACAAGGCCGCCGACGCGCTCAAGGAGGCCGCCGACAAGGCCGGCGACGCCGCCGAGGTGGGCTACGAGAAGTCGAAGGACCTCGCCGAGACGATCGCCGACGCGGCCAAGGTGGCCGTGACCGGCGTCCTCGCGTCCAAGCTCGACGACTGGGTCGGCAAGGTCCGGAGCTAACGGGCGCCGATTCCTGAAGGTCTTGACCGGGGCGTCCCCGCGCGGGGCGCCCCGGTCGTCGTGTTTGCGCGTACCCTTCGGCGCACTGCCCCAGACCCATGAGCATCCTCGTCGTCGGAACCGTCGCCTTCGACACCGTCGAGACGCCGTTCGGCCGCGCCGAGCGGATCCTTGGCGGCTCGGCGACCTACGCGAGCCTCGCCGCCCGCGTCGTCGACGCGCCCGTCCTGCTCAACGCCGTCGTCGGCCGCGACTTCCCCGACAGCCACGTCGAGGCGCTCTCGTCGCGGGGCGTCGACGTCGAGGGGCTCGTCCGCGACCCCGATGGCGAGACGTTCTTCTGGGCCGGCCGCTACCACTACGACCTCAACACGCGCGACACGCTCGCGACGCACCTCAACGTGCTCGCGACGTTCGAGCCGGACCTGCCCGCCAGCTACCGCACGCCCGGGATCGTCTGCCTCGGCAACCTCGACCCGACCGTCCAGTCTTCCGTCATCGACCAGACGGACGGCCGAGGCCTCGTTGTGGCCGACACGATGAACTTCTGGATTGAGAACACGCCGGACGCGCTCGCCGAGACGCTCCGCCGCGTCGACGTCCTCGTGATCAACGACGAGGAGGCTCGCCAGCTCTCGGGCCAACCGAATCTCGTCCGCGCCGCGCGAGCCGTGCGAGAGATGGGGCCGGGCACCGTCATCATCAAGAAAGGCGAGCACGGGGCTCTCCTCTTCTGCGGCGACGACGTGTTCTCGGCACCGGCCTACCCGCTCGAGGACGTCGTCGACCCGACGGGCGCGGGCGACACGTTCCTGGGCGGCTTCGCGGGCCACCTCGCCCGCCTCGGCAGCACCGACGCCGAGGCCATGCGCCAGGCCGTCGTCGTGGGCAGCGCGCTGGCGTCGTTCGTGGTCGAGGCCTTCGGGCCCGACCGGCTCCTCAGCGTGACCGCCGAGGAACTGGACGAGCGGATCGACGCGTTCCGGCGCCTCTCGGCCGTCCCGACC
This sequence is a window from Rubrivirga marina. Protein-coding genes within it:
- a CDS encoding YifB family Mg chelatase-like AAA ATPase, encoding MPPLSRLSRVWSSAVLGVDALPIEIETHTEPNIPRWTVVGLPDGAVRESRDRVWAALKTSGLPTPRGAVTVNLAPADVRKEGSAYDLPLALGLLAAIGDGLISQDVLDEVVIVGELGLDGAVRPVRGVLPMAAGARADGRRGMLVPPENAAEAAVVEGLEVYPVATLREAFDFLVEEDGRGTPEAPRRLTTPDGPTGGPDFADVRGQGLVKRALEVAAAGGHNALMVGPPGSGKTMLARRLPTILPPLTPAEALETTKILSVGGRLNGAAGHGLVAARPFRSPHHTISNAGLVGGGSNPMPGEISLAHNGVLFLDELPEFDRPVLEVLRQPLEEGEVTIARARATVRYPARFMLVASMNPCPCGHAGDPTRACVCAPGQVQRYLAKVSGPLLDRIDLHVEVTPVPFEALSRREDAEPSAAVRRRVVAARERQAARFDGLQGRYCNAQLTAPEVRRWCRLDAAGQGLLKSALTRLGLSARAHDRILKVARTVADLAEAGDVGPEHVAEAIQYRSLDRAGWGVGG
- a CDS encoding ExbD/TolR family protein → MATFDFSTGRKALTAFSLASLTDIVLLLLIFFLLTSSFVTQNGLRVQLPDVAAAAPLEQVYVAVTIDEDGLFYVDDRQVARDSLTLAIAAVREGKTALAVYADREATIDGLAAVASAASALDMRVSIATEAAIAPAE
- a CDS encoding MotA/TolQ/ExbB proton channel family protein, with the translated sequence MLALQTAPVDSLAADTLAAAAPPPDPTFMESLRGGLELLFLGGWSMIPIVLLSVLMVAVVWERIRALRRAKGDPDTLTRNVSDYVQAGDVHGAMAYCRERNTPASRILQRGLERLGRPIGEIKEAVQEAGRRETFDLEKRMDLLASIAAIAPMLGFLGTVTGMIGAFRQIQRYEGLVNPSLLAGGIWEALVTTAAGLAVGLVALFAYNLLIGRIARLVNGLERVSSDFIDFLQTPADRRR
- a CDS encoding SPOR domain-containing protein, whose translation is MTPLDAVAAAIRERLLEGQPAPLPGLGTLVRKHVAARVEERADGTRVMLPPGETIGLDPEAKGADSLALPFARLLAISPDVADQSYSNAMDQLEALLAATGEVRLPGVGLLRRTSSGVVLGVEAELLAAVNRTYEGLAPVPARPSSEPTIRTHHVPGGGSSADSARPGPPPAAPESPPPSPASRATEPSVPDVGTPEPPRPSATPPPPEPPAPEPEPERRTAPPEEPEAARPSDLDGPLRDLSSEGPTDPFRPPLEADTEPDLPAGWTPPVIEVVPPSDVEDDPSLAMSAAPEPSDSADGPTPDEPPAAPDEPGPVTDPMTTDEVGADDDATPPEPSSSEESTPDAFAAEAATDDVPLAAPFGEPGDPTPAEVFPPTPPDREPPPASPASAPASAPASDADWGDETWTAPAIGSRGLDDPDVSLSDADVLDALIEDADFDVVDLSDPPSRVSDPLPPTPEAEPPATPDLTFPTFEDEPETSPTPGPTRPPVAPPVAALSNEAEEPAPTKRRWGLWVALLLLLLLIAAAVALFWPDIAPRLRGLSDPGETMTASAAADVTPAPFPAEPLAAPDSLPRFGEANVVTPPTGDGAPVATDGGPAATGVATGAPASASRPGRRDDDTPAPRTGLGRSPAPGVALLPPRLNGLSDADVRALTALDQPIDPAAEAWTLVVLSTSSREEAEALRQRYRRAGYRTAVLVSRSGNFRVAVGQFGTRDDAIRLRDRIPPQAPGDTWLLDLQTL
- a CDS encoding tetratricopeptide repeat protein; protein product: MPRSLSARRTPARLRLVAALGFAFAAGLAGSAPDAVAQTPGVTDARPDRSEEAFEAAKLLYDGGQFGAAERAFGRFLDAYPRHPRAPEALFYRAESALATDDAEAAAALFARFEARYPNHPFASRARLALGRYYYDRGDDARAEDALAAAADAPGPEASRAEAAYLLGLVHRRQSRPDAAAAAFERASTADTPTAPRALYALGTVRVDQGDWSRAASAFGRLQERYPVSPENDRAGLGLAESLLRAGRYPEGAAEADRRRLTLTGEDAARGALLAGETWLRLGDPRATTSLDAVPADSRYARRAALAQGRAASARSEWAQAVDWFRIARAGVSNPAEDGAVAHEAAYYEGIALKRLGQLGDAEARWTQAAERRPGGAYADPALLELGLLRYERRQYDAAAQAFDRLLRQSPRGPYAGEAARMLGEAYAASGQTRRAREAFAQAEDLGTATAETRAEVAFQDAYALFLNGQYEPAVAALVAVNRADPTGPRAGEALFWAGEAAFQARDYARSESILRELLERYPGHARADAARYVIAWTLYQRGQTAEAADAFERFLSAYTRSGELVPYYADALLRLGDLYTVLGRYEDARLVYGRVAAATPDRQGGDYALFQTAQVLGREGRTDEALSTYTRLLREYPESERYALALLEQGALYAARGQDSLAIGAYERVLNERPQRGAAALLGIGDVLLNQGRYQLAEAAYRRVFERYPTSPLTVDAFGGVADALAAQGREDEVDRAFAEVDSRLRGVEERTRLRYARAQLALTSGEDSLAVALLEEVLAGPPPADLEQEALLALGGAYAATARPDAAARVFRRLLTRYPDSPFAADATLRLAQSLLATGDAEGARSAAARLRASGASDPERVADAYALEALALQDLGRTPEADAILRELIARYPSTAAGEAALRDRPNLAPAPPAVDGDQAP
- a CDS encoding PfkB family carbohydrate kinase, with product MSILVVGTVAFDTVETPFGRAERILGGSATYASLAARVVDAPVLLNAVVGRDFPDSHVEALSSRGVDVEGLVRDPDGETFFWAGRYHYDLNTRDTLATHLNVLATFEPDLPASYRTPGIVCLGNLDPTVQSSVIDQTDGRGLVVADTMNFWIENTPDALAETLRRVDVLVINDEEARQLSGQPNLVRAARAVREMGPGTVIIKKGEHGALLFCGDDVFSAPAYPLEDVVDPTGAGDTFLGGFAGHLARLGSTDAEAMRQAVVVGSALASFVVEAFGPDRLLSVTAEELDERIDAFRRLSAVPTIVAA